A stretch of the Clostridium fungisolvens genome encodes the following:
- the gpr gene encoding GPR endopeptidase: MINVRTDLAVEARELYKQINKREADGIISEEEEIDNIKVTTVKIMNEDGAAKIGKPIGTYITIDIPEFTHYDGEIMDDVSEVLNNSMQKLIGTNTSKTALVVGLGNWKVTPDALGPKVVEKLMITRHLKAVMPDSIDESVRPVCALAPGVLGITGIETGEIIKAVADKIKPDMVICIDALASRSIRRVNRTIQIANTGISPGAGIGNKRMEINEENLGIPVIAIGVPTVVDAATIVNDAMDLVLDEMVSQSTEGGEFYNMLRSIDKNEKSHLIKSLLNPHVGDLMVTPKEVDVVIDSVSKIISNGLNMALQSSLDMDDINKFMS, from the coding sequence ATGATAAACGTAAGAACTGATTTAGCTGTAGAAGCACGAGAGTTATATAAACAAATAAATAAGCGAGAAGCTGATGGTATTATTTCTGAAGAAGAAGAGATAGATAATATAAAAGTAACAACTGTTAAGATAATGAATGAAGATGGCGCAGCTAAGATTGGAAAACCAATCGGAACCTATATTACTATAGATATACCAGAATTCACCCACTATGATGGAGAAATAATGGATGATGTATCTGAAGTACTAAATAATAGCATGCAAAAATTAATTGGTACAAATACATCTAAGACTGCTTTAGTAGTTGGACTTGGAAACTGGAAGGTAACTCCCGATGCACTAGGTCCAAAGGTTGTGGAAAAACTAATGATTACAAGACATTTAAAAGCTGTAATGCCAGATTCTATTGATGAGTCTGTAAGGCCTGTATGTGCATTGGCTCCTGGAGTTTTGGGTATTACAGGTATAGAAACTGGTGAAATAATAAAGGCAGTAGCTGATAAGATAAAGCCAGATATGGTTATATGCATAGATGCTTTGGCTTCAAGAAGTATAAGAAGAGTTAACAGAACTATACAAATTGCTAACACTGGAATTTCTCCAGGTGCTGGGATTGGCAACAAGAGAATGGAGATTAATGAAGAGAACTTAGGCATTCCAGTCATTGCAATAGGTGTGCCTACTGTAGTTGATGCAGCCACAATTGTGAATGATGCTATGGATTTAGTTTTAGATGAAATGGTGAGTCAATCTACTGAAGGTGGAGAGTTTTATAATATGCTTAGAAGTATTGATAAAAATGAAAAAAGTCATTTAATTAAATCTTTATTAAATCCACATGTTGGAGACTTGATGGTTACTCCAAAAGAAGTAGATGTTGTTATTGATTCGGTTTCGAAAATAATATCTAACGGATTGAACATGGCATTACAATCTAGTCTGGATATGGATGATATAAATAAATTTATGAGTTAA
- the rpsT gene encoding 30S ribosomal protein S20, with protein sequence MANIKSAKKRIKVIETKTLRNKIIKSALKTAIKKFEVAAGANNVEEAKVTYKDAARALDMAAAKGVIHKNMAARKKSRLAAKLNTIA encoded by the coding sequence ATGGCAAATATTAAATCAGCTAAAAAGAGAATTAAAGTTATTGAAACTAAAACTTTAAGAAATAAGATTATAAAGTCTGCTCTTAAAACAGCTATAAAGAAGTTTGAAGTAGCTGCTGGCGCTAACAATGTTGAAGAAGCTAAGGTTACTTATAAGGACGCTGCAAGAGCTTTAGATATGGCTGCTGCTAAAGGAGTAATCCACAAGAATATGGCTGCTAGAAAGAAATCAAGATTAGCTGCTAAGTTAAACACTATAGCATAA
- the holA gene encoding DNA polymerase III subunit delta: MIDLDGLDNSIKKGKLEGCYVFVGLDEMIINENIDKIIDKTVDGQFKDLNFIKLDGMKTTFDEMMNACETLPFFSDKKVVVVYRANFLRDKTDATGTKVYNHLVEYLKNPPPHCILVLYYLQNDKRENPSRNKKLTALEKKATVVKVDKLKGDKLYKKVNSIFEEKGKNIGKIELRYFCDAVENNFNIIEREVDKLISYTEGRDITREDIIKMLPHKSEDDVFDLVDFISQKKSEKSIDIMNELINKGENLMLILSLIQTQFTMLYKIKLGIDKGKNKDDLAKEIRRPAFICEKLMAQSRKFSYKQLYNCMKLCIDTEKKLKSTGFDKKTEMEIMIMSTLMV, translated from the coding sequence GTGATTGATTTAGATGGATTAGATAACTCTATAAAAAAAGGAAAATTAGAAGGCTGCTATGTTTTTGTTGGACTAGATGAAATGATAATAAATGAAAACATAGATAAAATAATTGATAAAACTGTGGATGGTCAATTCAAAGACTTAAATTTCATAAAATTAGATGGGATGAAAACAACCTTTGATGAAATGATGAATGCCTGCGAGACTCTGCCTTTTTTTAGTGATAAAAAGGTAGTTGTAGTATATAGAGCAAATTTTTTGAGAGATAAGACTGATGCTACAGGAACTAAAGTTTATAATCATCTAGTGGAATATTTAAAAAATCCACCACCGCACTGTATCTTAGTTCTTTATTATCTGCAAAACGATAAAAGGGAGAACCCTAGTAGGAATAAGAAGTTAACAGCTCTTGAAAAAAAGGCTACAGTTGTGAAAGTAGATAAATTAAAAGGTGATAAGTTATATAAAAAGGTTAACTCAATCTTTGAGGAAAAAGGGAAGAACATTGGCAAAATAGAATTAAGATATTTTTGTGACGCAGTTGAAAACAATTTTAATATAATCGAGCGAGAAGTCGACAAGCTTATAAGCTATACTGAAGGACGAGATATTACCAGGGAAGACATAATAAAGATGCTTCCGCACAAGAGCGAAGATGATGTTTTTGATTTAGTTGATTTTATAAGTCAGAAGAAGTCAGAAAAATCTATAGATATAATGAACGAGCTTATAAATAAAGGTGAAAATTTAATGTTGATATTATCTCTTATACAAACTCAATTCACCATGCTCTATAAAATAAAACTCGGAATAGATAAAGGCAAAAATAAGGACGATCTAGCAAAAGAAATAAGAAGACCAGCATTTATTTGTGAAAAACTTATGGCTCAGAGTAGGAAGTTTTCATATAAGCAACTTTATAATTGTATGAAACTGTGCATAGATACAGAAAAGAAATTGAAAAGCACTGGGTTTGATAAAAAAACTGAGATGGAAATCATGATAATGAGTACCTTGATGGTTTAA
- a CDS encoding ComEC/Rec2 family competence protein: MIIKFTNNEEISRPAVNILISCITGIITFNLIQKNIYGAVLVAASFFLLHFIIYGKRFMVVICIFFIASYINCLIYYSLNSEYKTVFKVVAVNPKSKIVEIGRQSFKIEGINTDLKDGSKYLIYGSFGHEPDIEKGLVGTIKVEKYSFLEYGFSGSVNSKQDDFYNILKKYIGEEGSALVCSAAFGYTKYIKNEQNVLMSKYGIIHVVSVSGFHIAVIYSIIEKLLGFKFALVFSFIYTLFSGGKSSTWRAFLMIFILKLSKKVYRKYDSISALSFSAILLMVYKPYFIYDIGFNLSYLSTLGILLFYNKLKIRFYKLPQILSDTFCISIAAQIFSFPVATLALNNFSPNFMWGNLFLLPLFTPIVILGNIAFMLMWNEVLLKITAYIIKIFIVALQGGISVVDKFSLNITTINPSIVYGYVLLLICFYMYQNGYKKAKNILWMVVLAVILSMYKFETKVTIITDGKTNGILMEQGFRRVLITKTLSGYSYNILNKNYYPIESIEWKNKKMYSYNGITIIPKDEDKEIAIVSSKNSYILTINNQPYVCNQSYDIIKIDENKSFILDQKDTKALNDNILDSEGDNSD; the protein is encoded by the coding sequence ATGATAATTAAATTTACAAACAACGAAGAGATAAGTAGGCCGGCAGTTAATATATTAATTTCTTGTATAACAGGTATTATAACTTTCAATCTTATTCAAAAGAATATCTATGGTGCAGTGTTAGTTGCTGCATCATTTTTTTTATTACATTTTATTATATATGGAAAAAGGTTCATGGTGGTTATATGCATATTTTTTATAGCTTCCTATATAAATTGCTTAATATACTATTCCTTGAATTCTGAATATAAAACCGTATTTAAAGTAGTTGCTGTTAATCCTAAAAGTAAAATTGTAGAGATAGGAAGGCAAAGTTTTAAAATAGAAGGGATTAACACAGATCTTAAAGATGGAAGCAAGTATTTGATATATGGAAGTTTTGGACATGAACCGGATATTGAAAAAGGTTTAGTTGGGACTATTAAGGTTGAAAAATATAGCTTTTTAGAATATGGGTTTAGTGGAAGCGTTAATTCTAAGCAGGACGACTTTTATAATATATTGAAAAAGTATATAGGGGAAGAAGGTTCGGCATTGGTATGTTCTGCTGCTTTTGGATACACAAAATACATTAAAAACGAGCAAAATGTGCTTATGAGTAAATATGGAATCATCCATGTAGTATCTGTTTCAGGCTTTCATATAGCAGTGATATATTCTATTATAGAAAAACTACTTGGCTTCAAATTTGCTTTAGTGTTTAGCTTTATATATACATTATTTAGTGGTGGAAAGTCTTCAACTTGGAGAGCTTTTTTAATGATATTTATTCTTAAACTTTCTAAGAAGGTATATAGAAAGTACGATTCAATATCTGCACTAAGTTTCTCGGCCATACTATTGATGGTTTATAAACCATACTTCATATATGACATAGGTTTTAATTTATCGTATCTGTCTACCTTAGGTATATTGCTGTTTTATAACAAGCTGAAAATAAGATTCTACAAATTACCTCAAATACTAAGTGATACTTTCTGTATTTCAATAGCAGCACAAATTTTTTCCTTTCCAGTAGCCACGTTAGCTCTAAATAACTTTTCGCCTAATTTCATGTGGGGAAATCTTTTCTTATTACCGTTATTTACTCCTATCGTAATATTGGGAAATATAGCATTTATGCTAATGTGGAACGAGGTGCTTCTTAAAATTACAGCTTATATAATAAAAATATTTATAGTAGCCCTGCAAGGGGGCATATCAGTTGTTGATAAATTTTCTTTGAATATAACCACAATAAATCCAAGTATTGTATATGGATATGTATTGCTGCTTATATGTTTTTACATGTACCAAAATGGTTATAAAAAAGCTAAGAATATTCTATGGATGGTGGTTTTGGCTGTTATTTTATCAATGTACAAATTTGAAACTAAGGTGACTATTATAACAGATGGTAAAACAAATGGGATACTTATGGAACAAGGTTTCCGAAGGGTATTAATTACTAAGACCTTATCAGGGTACAGTTATAACATCCTGAATAAAAATTACTATCCTATTGAAAGTATAGAATGGAAAAATAAAAAAATGTATTCATACAACGGTATAACAATAATTCCTAAAGATGAAGATAAAGAAATAGCAATAGTAAGCAGCAAAAATAGTTATATTTTAACTATTAATAATCAACCTTATGTTTGTAATCAATCCTATGATATAATAAAAATTGATGAGAATAAAAGCTTTATATTAGATCAAAAAGATACTAAGGCTTTAAATGATAATATATTGGACTCTGAAGGTGATAACAGTGATTGA
- a CDS encoding P-type ATPase, translated as MERWYNIPWSKVIDKLESDLNKGLSSDEVNKRRELNGTNIMPISIEQTSGTILLKLLLRPWFFIMLATSAIFIFFHFFLQAGVIILLAMATMAIRYYEVLKSRKELNVLNGLDYTSSRVLRNGIRGDIKSEELVVGDIVVLKKNQIVPADIRVIESEELKVNEKNITGEDFISEKYETMIEGAVNSLSEMKNIVFKGSTVVHGDGLGIVVATGANTQLGKNMALLNSSDIRKNTLGIELEQKLNSITIYATLIAGTTALLINAVSGKSTDINLLVSELYSVQTLGYVVIVILFIYLYKKHLKQDGIEVINLSVLSDQKKIDIIFLEKIGAISINKMIVKKMYTDEKVYNEDEGDNNDINLQRMINIGLLTNNAIYNVNDDSGKGDITEIALLRIGASRGIYKGMLMTKQRRIFEIPFDLERRMVTTLNKVEKNYRANLRGALDEVLSRCTHIMKEGVEKEITEEDIENIKNCDYNFSNEGLITMGFAYRSFGYQPTPDENIESNLVFVGIMAFLNPVVDESDDIIKTLKRNNIAPMIITEDNKIAAAKTASDISLINSMDEVISGVELDSLSDDEMISVLSKVKVFSRISYEMKNRIINMFINDGYNVAVVGDNLTDLPSLSAAQLGISYGDKCSSLVKKLSDVYIKEDCLHKFLELKKKLTILRRNIYIGSSLLKYLIALQISSIIVPGILNLNFTKDIYLIAAENLITIPLLAVGLLFCDKYIKEEPGSTYLVAIALGQTFLIGVICKIVAGMDYGLMITICFYLLLFIKAVFTFDIKLKTPERVKRLLISSVSVYMGITAAALLISYKVNVKGIVVSIIFIALCVITEILSNKWKEYMV; from the coding sequence GTGGAGAGATGGTATAACATTCCTTGGAGTAAGGTGATTGATAAATTAGAAAGTGATTTAAATAAAGGATTAAGTAGTGATGAGGTAAATAAAAGAAGAGAATTAAATGGAACAAACATAATGCCTATATCAATAGAGCAAACTTCAGGAACTATACTTCTAAAATTGCTGCTTAGACCGTGGTTTTTTATAATGCTAGCTACATCAGCAATTTTTATCTTTTTTCATTTTTTTCTACAAGCAGGTGTGATAATTTTATTAGCCATGGCTACAATGGCAATAAGATATTATGAAGTTTTAAAAAGCAGGAAAGAACTAAATGTATTAAATGGACTAGATTATACATCTTCTCGTGTTTTAAGAAATGGCATAAGAGGAGATATAAAATCTGAAGAATTAGTTGTTGGGGATATTGTGGTTCTTAAAAAGAATCAAATAGTACCAGCAGATATAAGAGTAATAGAAAGCGAAGAATTAAAGGTTAATGAGAAAAATATCACGGGAGAAGATTTTATAAGCGAAAAGTATGAGACTATGATTGAGGGAGCAGTTAACTCTTTATCTGAGATGAAGAATATAGTGTTTAAAGGAAGTACGGTTGTTCATGGCGATGGATTAGGTATAGTGGTAGCTACAGGAGCTAATACTCAACTAGGAAAAAATATGGCTTTACTAAACAGCTCTGATATTAGAAAAAATACCTTAGGTATAGAATTGGAACAAAAGCTTAACTCAATTACAATCTATGCTACATTAATTGCTGGAACTACTGCTTTGCTTATTAATGCAGTTTCTGGAAAGAGTACGGATATAAACTTATTAGTTTCTGAATTATATTCTGTTCAAACCTTAGGTTATGTAGTTATAGTAATACTTTTCATATATTTATATAAAAAACATCTAAAACAAGATGGAATCGAAGTAATAAACCTCTCAGTTTTGAGTGATCAAAAGAAGATAGATATAATATTTTTAGAAAAAATAGGAGCAATTTCTATTAATAAAATGATCGTAAAGAAAATGTATACTGATGAAAAAGTATATAACGAAGATGAAGGAGATAACAATGATATAAACCTTCAAAGAATGATAAATATAGGTTTATTAACTAACAATGCCATATACAATGTTAATGATGATTCTGGTAAAGGCGATATAACAGAAATTGCTCTTCTGAGAATTGGAGCTAGTAGAGGGATTTATAAAGGTATGCTTATGACTAAGCAAAGAAGAATTTTTGAAATTCCATTTGATCTAGAAAGAAGAATGGTAACTACTCTAAATAAAGTAGAAAAAAATTATAGAGCGAATTTAAGAGGAGCTTTAGATGAAGTTTTAAGTAGATGTACTCATATCATGAAAGAAGGCGTAGAAAAGGAGATAACGGAAGAAGACATAGAAAATATAAAGAACTGTGATTATAATTTTTCTAATGAGGGTCTTATAACAATGGGATTTGCTTATCGAAGCTTTGGATATCAGCCAACACCGGATGAAAATATTGAAAGTAACCTAGTTTTTGTAGGAATAATGGCATTTCTTAACCCAGTGGTTGATGAAAGTGATGATATAATAAAAACTTTAAAGAGAAACAACATTGCTCCTATGATTATAACAGAAGATAATAAAATAGCTGCGGCAAAGACTGCAAGTGATATATCTTTAATTAATAGCATGGATGAAGTCATATCCGGAGTTGAATTAGATTCTCTTAGCGATGATGAAATGATAAGTGTACTTTCTAAAGTAAAGGTATTTTCAAGAATATCCTATGAAATGAAAAATAGGATAATAAATATGTTTATAAATGACGGATATAACGTGGCGGTAGTTGGAGACAATTTAACAGACCTTCCATCACTAAGTGCAGCTCAACTAGGAATATCTTATGGTGACAAGTGCTCTAGCTTGGTGAAGAAGTTATCAGACGTGTATATAAAAGAAGACTGTTTACATAAATTTTTAGAGCTAAAAAAGAAGCTTACTATATTGAGAAGAAATATATATATTGGTAGCAGCTTGCTAAAGTATTTAATAGCATTACAAATTTCATCAATAATAGTTCCTGGAATATTAAATCTCAACTTTACTAAGGATATCTATTTGATAGCTGCAGAAAATTTAATTACTATTCCACTTTTAGCTGTTGGACTTTTATTTTGTGATAAGTATATAAAAGAAGAGCCTGGTTCAACATATTTAGTTGCTATAGCTTTAGGGCAAACATTCTTAATAGGAGTGATATGTAAGATAGTAGCTGGTATGGATTATGGGCTTATGATAACAATTTGTTTCTACTTACTTTTATTTATAAAAGCAGTATTTACTTTTGATATTAAGCTAAAAACCCCTGAAAGAGTAAAAAGATTATTGATTTCAAGTGTTAGCGTTTATATGGGAATAACTGCAGCAGCATTATTAATATCGTATAAAGTAAATGTAAAAGGCATAGTAGTGTCAATAATATTTATAGCTTTATGTGTTATTACTGAAATTTTATCAAATAAGTGGAAAGAATATATGGTATAG
- the spoVAE gene encoding stage V sporulation protein AE: MSEYIYAFVIGGTMCVIAQILMDKTKLTPARILVAFVTIGVILGAFNVYDKLIDIGGAGATVPLPGFGNSLSKAAIKEVKEKGIIGAFTGGIKGTAGGITAAIFFGYIMGLIFNPKTKS, from the coding sequence ATGAGTGAATATATATATGCATTTGTAATTGGAGGAACCATGTGTGTAATAGCTCAGATACTAATGGATAAGACAAAACTTACACCAGCGAGAATATTGGTGGCATTTGTTACTATTGGAGTTATATTAGGAGCATTTAATGTGTACGACAAACTTATAGATATAGGAGGGGCGGGTGCTACTGTACCTTTACCTGGTTTCGGAAATTCTCTATCTAAAGCTGCTATTAAAGAAGTAAAAGAAAAAGGAATAATAGGTGCTTTTACCGGAGGAATAAAAGGAACAGCTGGTGGGATAACTGCTGCAATATTCTTTGGCTATATAATGGGACTTATATTTAATCCTAAAACAAAGTCTTAG
- the spoVAD gene encoding stage V sporulation protein AD, with product MKNAHKKIGKQTVKLDNPPKIICTTSIVGPKEGDGPLKDYFDIILSDDTNGKETFEKAETSMMYTAIKETIEKAGLNEEDIDYLFAGDLLNQLASSSFAARDINIPFVGLYGACSTMAESIGLASLIMDGGYAENVIAATSSHFSAAERQFRFPLEYGSQRSEVAQWTVTGAGAMLLTHSGNSPAVTYVTTGLVKDYGIKDASNMGAAMAPAAVDTIYRHFQDTGRTPQDYDIIATGDLGLVGKEITSKLLLEYGYDIRDVYVDCGSVIYDNERQKTNSGASGCGCSAVVTCGYFYKKMLKGEIKRLLLVSTGALMSTTTSLQGESIPGIAHAVAIEYDGKLPCGSD from the coding sequence ATGAAAAATGCACATAAGAAGATAGGAAAGCAGACCGTAAAACTCGACAATCCACCTAAGATAATTTGCACTACAAGTATTGTTGGACCTAAAGAAGGCGATGGACCATTAAAAGATTATTTTGACATAATACTTAGTGATGATACAAATGGTAAGGAAACTTTTGAAAAAGCTGAAACATCGATGATGTATACAGCTATAAAAGAAACTATAGAAAAAGCAGGTTTGAATGAAGAAGATATTGATTATTTATTTGCAGGTGATTTACTCAATCAATTAGCTTCATCAAGTTTTGCCGCAAGAGACATAAATATCCCTTTTGTAGGATTGTATGGAGCTTGTTCAACAATGGCTGAATCTATTGGACTTGCATCACTAATAATGGATGGTGGATATGCAGAAAACGTAATTGCAGCTACCTCTTCACATTTTAGTGCGGCAGAACGACAATTTAGATTTCCACTTGAATATGGTTCACAAAGATCAGAGGTAGCACAGTGGACTGTCACAGGTGCAGGTGCTATGTTACTAACCCACAGTGGCAATAGCCCCGCAGTTACATATGTGACTACTGGATTAGTTAAGGATTATGGAATAAAAGATGCTTCAAATATGGGTGCTGCTATGGCACCAGCAGCAGTTGATACGATTTATAGACATTTCCAAGATACAGGTAGAACTCCTCAAGACTATGACATAATTGCTACTGGTGATTTAGGTCTTGTTGGTAAGGAGATAACAAGTAAGTTATTACTAGAATATGGTTATGACATAAGAGATGTTTATGTGGATTGTGGATCTGTAATATATGATAACGAGAGACAAAAAACTAACTCTGGAGCTAGTGGATGTGGGTGCTCTGCAGTTGTTACCTGTGGATACTTTTATAAAAAGATGCTAAAAGGAGAAATAAAAAGATTACTATTGGTTTCAACAGGAGCACTTATGAGTACTACAACCTCTCTTCAGGGAGAGTCAATTCCAGGAATAGCTCATGCGGTGGCTATTGAGTATGACGGTAAGCTACCTTGTGGCAGTGATTAG
- the spoVAC gene encoding stage V sporulation protein AC — MEAKEEKIKKKFDQLSKESEPKPKLLRNCINAFIVGGIICDIGEFFSNTLTSWGVPKDDAATWVAIIMVFIGALLTGVGIYDKIAAFAGAGTVVPITGFANSIVSPAIEFKKEGFIFGLAAKMFTIAGPVLVYGIGTSVIVGIVYYIIDFFY; from the coding sequence ATGGAAGCAAAAGAGGAGAAGATAAAGAAAAAGTTTGATCAGCTGTCAAAGGAATCTGAACCTAAACCAAAATTATTAAGAAACTGCATAAATGCTTTTATTGTGGGTGGTATTATTTGTGATATTGGTGAGTTTTTTTCTAATACACTTACATCTTGGGGGGTGCCAAAAGACGACGCGGCTACATGGGTTGCTATAATAATGGTCTTTATAGGAGCACTGTTAACTGGTGTTGGGATATATGACAAAATAGCAGCATTTGCAGGAGCTGGTACTGTAGTTCCTATAACAGGATTTGCAAATTCTATAGTATCTCCAGCTATTGAATTTAAGAAAGAAGGTTTTATTTTTGGTCTTGCTGCAAAAATGTTTACTATAGCTGGTCCGGTATTAGTGTACGGAATAGGTACTTCGGTAATAGTTGGAATAGTCTACTATATAATTGACTTCTTTTATTGA
- the sigF gene encoding RNA polymerase sporulation sigma factor SigF — translation MEYNNFKREEFNYDDNTELIRQAKKGSTEAMNRLIEINMPLVSSISRKFLNRGYDYEDIFQIGSIGLVKAINNFDDSFNVKFSTYAVPMIMGEIKRFLRDDGFIKVSRNTKTLARKLHFSREELSKKLDREPTIEELAEYSGIDKEEIVFALESANSMQYLYDTIHQDDGSPVLLIDKIAENGEEDAEMVDRLALKEALKSLEPKSRQIILLRYFKDKTQIQVAKMLGISQVQVSRIEKKVLQQMRKKLSEF, via the coding sequence ATGGAATATAATAATTTTAAAAGAGAAGAATTCAATTATGATGACAATACAGAACTCATAAGGCAGGCTAAAAAAGGTAGTACAGAAGCAATGAATAGACTTATTGAGATTAATATGCCTTTAGTTTCGTCTATCAGCAGAAAGTTTCTTAATAGAGGCTATGATTATGAAGACATATTTCAGATAGGATCTATAGGGCTTGTAAAGGCTATCAATAATTTTGATGATTCCTTCAATGTAAAATTCTCAACATATGCTGTACCGATGATTATGGGAGAAATAAAAAGATTTTTAAGAGATGATGGTTTTATAAAAGTATCTAGAAATACAAAAACCTTGGCAAGAAAACTTCACTTTAGTAGAGAAGAACTTTCAAAAAAGTTGGACAGAGAGCCTACTATTGAAGAGTTAGCCGAGTATTCGGGGATAGACAAGGAAGAAATTGTGTTTGCTTTAGAATCAGCTAATAGTATGCAATACTTGTATGATACAATACATCAAGATGATGGATCACCAGTATTATTAATCGATAAGATAGCAGAAAATGGCGAAGAAGATGCAGAAATGGTAGACAGGTTAGCTTTAAAGGAAGCATTGAAGAGTTTAGAGCCAAAATCAAGACAGATAATACTTCTTAGATATTTTAAAGATAAGACTCAGATACAAGTAGCAAAGATGCTTGGGATTAGCCAAGTGCAAGTTTCGAGGATTGAGAAGAAAGTGCTTCAGCAAATGCGGAAAAAATTATCTGAATTTTAA
- the spoIIAB gene encoding anti-sigma F factor encodes MEGNKMKIEFLSKSQNEGFARVAVAAFISQLDPTIEELSDVKTAVSEAVTNSIIHGYEEKEDGVVSIETILEGSEATIIIEDAGIGIKDLNIAMQPLYTSRPDLERSGMGFTVMETFMDSLEVFSNGVKGTKIVMKKKFNSIG; translated from the coding sequence GTGGAAGGAAATAAAATGAAGATAGAATTTTTAAGTAAATCTCAAAATGAGGGTTTTGCAAGAGTTGCGGTAGCTGCCTTTATATCTCAACTTGACCCAACAATAGAAGAATTAAGTGATGTTAAAACTGCTGTATCAGAAGCTGTAACCAATTCAATAATTCATGGTTATGAAGAGAAGGAAGATGGCGTAGTTAGCATAGAAACCATATTGGAGGGGAGTGAAGCTACCATCATAATTGAAGATGCTGGAATTGGAATCAAAGACTTAAATATAGCAATGCAACCACTGTATACTTCTAGACCTGACTTAGAAAGATCCGGTATGGGATTTACTGTTATGGAGACTTTCATGGACTCTTTAGAGGTATTTAGCAATGGAGTTAAAGGAACTAAGATAGTAATGAAAAAGAAATTCAATTCTATAGGTTAG
- the spoIIAA gene encoding anti-sigma F factor antagonist, with protein sequence MDLNFKKVEDNLIVALTGELDHHSAEEIRVKVDDRIDRDGVKSLVFDFSRVTFMDSSGIGMVIGRYKRLSMRNGKVSVVAANKNVKRVFELSGMFKIINSYESIDDAIKCI encoded by the coding sequence ATGGATTTAAATTTTAAAAAAGTTGAAGATAATTTGATTGTGGCGCTGACAGGTGAATTAGACCATCATAGTGCAGAGGAAATAAGAGTGAAAGTTGATGATAGAATTGATAGGGATGGAGTGAAAAGTCTTGTCTTTGATTTTTCAAGAGTAACTTTTATGGATAGTTCAGGAATAGGAATGGTTATAGGAAGATATAAAAGACTTTCGATGAGAAATGGTAAAGTAAGCGTAGTGGCAGCAAATAAGAATGTAAAGAGAGTATTTGAATTATCGGGTATGTTCAAAATTATTAATTCTTACGAAAGCATAGACGATGCTATTAAATGCATTTAA